A window from Candidatus Rickettsiella viridis encodes these proteins:
- the yihA gene encoding ribosome biogenesis GTP-binding protein YihA/YsxC has translation MNTFAFPPTRFLTSAAQLTQLPSDKGSEVAFIGRSNSGKSTAINAITGIKGLARASKTPGRTQLLNFFQITEEQRLVDLPGYGYAHVNDQKKQDWEAVISDYLQTRHSLKGLIITMDSRHPLKERDESMLSWAVHYQIPVYILLTKTDKLTRQQSMNVLKKTQQRLIQLKNNSIVQLFSATKGIGLETAQRTILNWLRHE, from the coding sequence TTGAACACTTTCGCTTTTCCACCTACGCGCTTCTTAACCAGTGCAGCTCAACTCACTCAATTACCCTCCGATAAGGGATCAGAAGTTGCCTTTATTGGTCGATCTAACTCAGGAAAATCAACCGCCATTAATGCGATCACGGGTATAAAAGGATTAGCCAGAGCCAGTAAAACACCAGGACGCACACAATTACTTAATTTTTTTCAAATTACCGAAGAACAACGCCTGGTCGATCTACCTGGTTATGGCTACGCCCACGTTAACGATCAAAAAAAACAAGACTGGGAAGCCGTCATCTCTGATTATCTGCAAACAAGACATTCGCTAAAAGGCTTAATTATCACAATGGATAGCCGTCATCCCCTGAAGGAACGCGACGAATCCATGCTCTCCTGGGCAGTGCATTACCAAATCCCCGTCTACATCCTGCTCACGAAAACCGATAAACTAACCCGGCAGCAGTCGATGAACGTTTTAAAAAAAACTCAACAGCGACTCATTCAGCTAAAAAATAACAGCATTGTTCAGCTTTTCTCCGCCACAAAAGGTATTGGACTAGAAACCGCTCAACGCACCATTCTAAACTGGCTACGGCACGAATAG
- a CDS encoding tetratricopeptide repeat protein → MNPVETLFKQATDAHQKHAFDDAKKYYLQILTLEPSFIQAHWKLATIYWQSNDLEKVQTHYKKLLEIIPNSPALLNNLAALSLQQNQLDRAIDYFRQALNIEPKHKESRNNLAASLLQKNEFKESIWHYSLYLNLEPDDSEALYNRAHALMLTGQLDKAIEDLKKILNLNNQHIDAICNLAAIYLKLDDNDTAINYYQQVLTLQKNHPIASYMLSALTQQSIPPTPPFEYIKNLFDNYALQFDQHLKETLAYKTPELLYEQIQPYLNNKKYTLLDLGCGTGLSGAPFAATAEKLTGIDISGNMLAQAKAKNCYTTLIENDILNGLKELKEAYDLILCVDTLVYFGDLDTLFADIALRLKTDALFAFSIELAEEVTASYQLQTTGRYQHSNLYIETLAKKHHLECLKQLTVDGRYQKNEFVKSSLFVLKNKYTHTRLIEDKL, encoded by the coding sequence ATGAATCCAGTTGAAACGCTTTTTAAACAAGCGACCGACGCACATCAGAAACATGCGTTCGATGATGCAAAAAAATACTATCTACAGATATTAACTCTGGAACCGTCCTTCATACAGGCGCATTGGAAATTAGCAACTATTTATTGGCAGTCCAATGATTTAGAAAAAGTACAAACACATTACAAAAAACTACTCGAAATCATTCCGAATTCACCTGCTTTGCTAAATAATCTAGCTGCACTTTCTCTTCAACAAAACCAACTAGACCGCGCTATCGATTATTTTAGACAAGCACTTAACATTGAGCCTAAGCATAAAGAAAGCAGAAACAATCTAGCCGCCAGTCTATTACAAAAAAATGAATTCAAAGAATCTATTTGGCACTACTCTTTGTACCTAAATTTAGAACCTGATGATAGTGAAGCACTTTATAATCGCGCACATGCTTTGATGCTAACAGGACAACTTGATAAAGCGATTGAAGATCTTAAAAAAATACTTAATCTGAATAACCAACACATTGATGCAATCTGTAACTTAGCGGCCATTTATTTAAAATTAGATGATAACGATACAGCCATTAACTATTACCAACAGGTTCTAACGCTTCAAAAAAATCATCCCATTGCTTCTTATATGCTGAGCGCGCTCACTCAACAATCAATACCGCCAACTCCACCTTTTGAATATATTAAAAATCTATTTGATAATTATGCACTGCAATTTGATCAGCACTTAAAAGAAACCTTAGCGTATAAAACACCCGAATTATTATATGAGCAAATCCAACCTTATTTAAACAATAAAAAATATACTTTACTGGATTTAGGCTGTGGCACGGGCCTTAGCGGTGCACCCTTTGCAGCAACCGCCGAAAAACTAACGGGTATTGATATTTCAGGCAACATGTTAGCGCAAGCGAAAGCCAAAAATTGTTATACGACATTAATTGAAAATGATATTTTAAACGGACTTAAGGAATTAAAGGAAGCTTATGATCTGATTTTATGCGTAGACACACTGGTTTATTTTGGTGATCTCGATACATTATTTGCCGACATAGCGTTACGTTTAAAAACGGACGCATTATTCGCTTTTTCTATAGAATTAGCAGAAGAAGTAACTGCTTCTTATCAACTACAAACCACGGGGCGTTATCAGCACTCAAACCTTTATATAGAAACACTGGCTAAAAAACATCACTTAGAATGCCTTAAACAATTAACCGTAGACGGCCGCTACCAAAAAAATGAATTTGTAAAAAGCAGTTTATTTGTGTTAAAAAATAAATATACCCATACACGCCTAATTGAAGATAAACTTTGA
- a CDS encoding ankyrin repeat domain-containing protein: MLQPGFKDQLVEFNKKAQVSINSKESEKFSLLIEYAAKIFEKDKKDVSAEDVHLACLDIIVFLQVLGVTQAPNENNLTLLNTKQYIDQDNKEIESFLSSDLIEKQGGRHLVAKFPGIFSTKGLVDYLNTIPDPEKKYFPIKLSSTSHTLLLIRGDSMSEKWIIEDHGAQLVFSSEEEQQLAYAVFCMFGCLPSEDHLTMSVEVYRLGNHANDYNPFPNHEEAKKGFLDKRDKKLPMEKSFIKKILIFIKLIFQRLGFHISAQSADDKDIINPLSDSDGNKLLGQAIVSNCVDAVKALMVGRDLDSAINENGDTALYIAASKGRADIVEELLVLGCNPNAKNKQGYTPLCAAVRRGDINILTVTRQCRWCSK; the protein is encoded by the coding sequence ATGTTACAACCTGGTTTTAAAGATCAACTGGTTGAATTCAATAAGAAAGCTCAAGTTTCAATAAATTCAAAAGAATCAGAGAAGTTCAGTTTATTAATCGAGTATGCAGCAAAAATTTTTGAGAAAGATAAAAAAGATGTGAGTGCTGAGGATGTACACCTGGCTTGTCTGGATATAATAGTATTTTTACAAGTGCTGGGTGTTACCCAAGCGCCTAATGAAAATAATCTAACGCTTCTCAATACAAAACAATATATTGACCAAGACAACAAAGAAATAGAATCCTTTCTAAGCAGCGATTTAATAGAAAAGCAAGGTGGAAGGCATTTAGTCGCTAAATTCCCAGGAATTTTTTCTACAAAAGGTTTGGTGGACTATTTAAACACGATTCCTGATCCTGAAAAGAAATATTTTCCGATAAAATTGTCTTCTACTTCTCATACCTTGCTTCTCATCCGTGGTGATAGCATGTCTGAAAAGTGGATCATTGAAGATCATGGTGCACAGCTAGTTTTTTCTAGTGAGGAAGAGCAACAATTGGCTTATGCAGTGTTTTGTATGTTTGGATGTTTGCCGTCGGAGGATCACTTAACTATGAGCGTAGAGGTATATCGCTTAGGTAATCATGCCAATGACTATAATCCGTTCCCGAATCATGAGGAAGCGAAAAAGGGGTTCTTAGATAAGAGAGATAAGAAACTGCCTATGGAAAAGAGTTTTATAAAAAAAATCCTTATTTTTATAAAGTTAATTTTTCAAAGACTTGGCTTCCACATAAGCGCTCAGAGCGCAGATGATAAAGATATCATCAATCCGCTATCAGATAGCGATGGTAATAAGCTACTTGGTCAAGCAATAGTTAGTAACTGCGTAGATGCCGTTAAAGCACTAATGGTTGGACGTGACCTCGATAGTGCTATCAATGAAAATGGCGATACAGCGCTTTATATAGCAGCATCAAAAGGCCGTGCAGATATCGTTGAAGAATTACTAGTTCTTGGATGTAATCCAAACGCTAAAAATAAACAGGGTTATACACCGCTTTGTGCGGCGGTGAGACGAGGTGATATCAACATCCTAACAGTTACTAGACAATGTAGATGGTGCAGTAAATGA